The Calditrichota bacterium genomic interval ATATGGTTCAAGAATAGCAGAAAGGTGAGGAGATGTTTATGAAGAAGGTGTCACTAACATTCACAGAAATGGCCGAATTGTTGGGGCAAGCCCCACCACATTTCCCTAAATATGTTACGCAGATTCTGAATCTTGCCAATCAAAACGCACAGGGAACACGTCCCAAAGTAGTTGGCAAGTTGGCAGATATTGTGCCGGAGTATGGTGGGCATAGCCTTCGGGAATGGGCAGAGTGGTATTTGGAGCGTTATCCAATGGCAATTGAGATGGCAGCGAAAAAGATCGAATCAATGGTAACAAACCTCAAAGATGCCATCGCGAGGATTGATGAGTCAATGAT includes:
- a CDS encoding MjaI family restriction endonuclease; this encodes MFMKKVSLTFTEMAELLGQAPPHFPKYVTQILNLANQNAQGTRPKVVGKLADIVPEYGGHSLREWAEWYLERYPMAIEMAAKKIESMVTNLKDAIARIDESMIRVWVEDLVVVKSFVGLSAYP